The Watersipora subatra chromosome 1, tzWatSuba1.1, whole genome shotgun sequence genome has a window encoding:
- the LOC137408151 gene encoding uncharacterized protein, which yields MARLLLLCTVIYLSVNFFEYHTAACMKKEAPQPQTTTATLETTTLRVDVYASNCSSNDTFYRRCLNGGYCVVDINVVEGWRISRCQCDSTHEGSRCQNVIRVGTRTGSVYAVVGVAMLVFIVIVVAIAIIVHIRHKRSTERRQDSTSSSGSRNGVSHAQPAAQLLLNSATPQTTETEPPGKEFVMEVEGSV from the exons ATGGCCAGGCTCTTATTATTGTGCACAGTCATTTACTTGTCTGTCAATTTTTTTGAATACCATACAG CGGCTTGTATGAAAAAAGAAGCTCCGCAACCACAGACGACTACCGCTACTCTAGAAACGACAACCCTTAGAGTGGATGTATATGCATCAAACTGCTCATCAAATGATACATTCTATAGACGATGTCTAAATGGTGGCTACTGTGTAGTGGATATAAATGTTGTGGAGGGTTGGCGAATCTCCCGTTGCCA GTGTGATAGTACGCACGAAGGAAGCCGGTGTCAAAATGTCATCCGAGTTGGCA CTAGAACAGGATCTGTGTACGCAGTAGTCGGAGTGGCCATGCTAGTCTTTATAGTCATTGTAGTTGCTATAGCAATCATTGTTCA CATAAGACACAAAAGATCTACAGAACGTCGCCAAGATAGCACAAGCTCTTCTGGGTCACGGAATGGTGTGTCACACGCTCAGCCAGCTGCTCAGCTACTATTGAATAGCGCTACGCCTCAG ACGACAGAAACTGAGCCGCCTGGAAAGGAATTTGTCATGGAGGTGGAAGGCTCTGTTTAA